Part of the Pyricularia oryzae 70-15 chromosome 3, whole genome shotgun sequence genome, TGCGCACGCCCAAAACTGACGTGACGTGCGGGACAAGTGTAATATCGTACCGGTGGTACAGTACCGGCAAAAGCACCTAGCATTGCGGCTTGGCGTTCTCTTGGTTTCAAAACGTGACACCATGCGACCGCGGCTCTGCCAGTTGCTTCTCCTGGTAGGATCTGAGCACCCCACAAGGTCATCAAGCTAAGCTCCGTTGGGGGAAGCGTGCAGCTGAAgaaggcgaaaaaaaataggtcACCCcacctttttttgttgcgcTTCAAGTTAGGTATGTGTATGGCCTGcaagcaattttttttttctttttttggagaACGCAAGGGCCGACGGACAGCCGACCTTCGGGATGGGTGGTCACCCGCGGTAAGATGGGAATTTTTCAGGGTCTAGACTTGACTCGAGGATGGTGGGAAACAATGTTAGTTAGACCTACATCAGATCAGACAAACCCAAATTTGGTTTTATACCAACTTTTGTTAGCTCATCCAACCACCCACTTCTGAGCTACTTGGTAATCAGCTCTTTTACTGGAACACTTCAGGATTCATCGAAACTCCACACAATATTACATCTACCCAATTCACCGAACCCCTCCAattagaaaaagaaaaaaaaaaccaaaaccaaaaaaaccaTCTGCACTGCATTTGCGTCATGGGGAGGGCCGACGATCGGACCTCACCGGCTGCGAGCTCGAGTTCGAGCTCGGGTAACAGCGGTACTAAACGAAGCCGCAAGCATCGAGACGACGAGCCCGCCGCCGGTGCAACAGAGCacacaaaaaagaaacacaagAAGCGCAAGTCAGACCACGGCGTCAATGGCGTCATCAAATCCTCGCAGAGGAGGTTGAGCCTGAGCAACGCCGCCCGCGACCCTCGCGACGAGCCCCCACCGAAGCCCAAAAAGAAGCCCGAGGCCCCGACGAGGTCACCAAGTCCCCTCATAGACTTTGACGGCTTGAGCAGGCCAAGTGTGTCTTCTCCCCCACAATACTGCTCTTGTAGCCTTGCGCCGTCTCCACTCTGCCCGTAACCGTCTCACTGACATGACCATCCTCATCTAGGCGTCGGAACCCGCGCAAGACTGGAGGAGACCCcggagcaggcggcggagcggCTGGAACGCATGCGCGGCGCCGTCAGGACTCTGCTGGAATGTGTCGGTGAGGATCCAGATCGGCAGGGCTTGCTGGCCACGCCCGACAGGTACGCCAAGGCTCTGCTCTTCCTCACCAAGGGCTACCAAGAGAACATAAAAGACATTGTGAACAACGCCATATTCCACGAGGGGCACAACGAGATGGTCATTGTCAAGGACATTGAGATTTTCAGCATGTGCGAGCATCATCTGGTGCCGTTCACCGGCAAGGTAAGGAACATCTCCTTGACTCTGGGGATGAACATTGAACAATCTGCTAAACACCTTCTCATCTTGCGACCCGTACAGATGCACATAGGTTATATTCCTGCCAACTCTGTTATTGGACTTTCAAAGCTGCCCCGCATCGCGGAGCTCTTCGCCCGCCGCCTGCAGATTCAAGAGCGTCTGACCAAGGAGGTGGCGAATGCAATCTTTGAGGTGCTCAAGCCTCAGGGTGTTGCAGTGGTGATGGAGTCCAGCCATTTGTGCATGGTGACGCGCGGTGTGCAAAAGACCACGGCTACAACCATCACCAGCTGCGTCCTGGGCTGCTTCGAAGGCCGGGAGAGGACTCGTAATGAGTTCCTGAGCCTGATTGGTGTCAACAGGCACTGATATCAGTTTGGACAACGGCAGTGACGCCTAGCGATGCATGCCAAAAGGCTCATAACAGGGCCTGCGGGGGCAAGAGAACGCTGTGTGCTCTGTCTCGTCCTGTTGTTTTACGGCGTTCATGGTTGGGTATTTCGGATCTTTGGGTTTTAGGTGGGAACTGGATTTCAACATCGTACAAACCGGGCAGAGGGACCCCCGGTGGTTTGCAATTTTCGCACTCGGAGTTTGCTATGAGAGTTAGTCTAGAGTCTAGACGTCGGGCTCAACGCCCAACACTTATGAATATTTAGCGTGGATCAGAACACAGTGGGGTTTATACACATTGATGGTTATTTTCTGGGTATCAGGATGAGTGTGCAGAAGCGAGGACAAGAGGGCTCAAGCATGAAGCAAGAATGCAAGGACAAATCATGACACCCTCCGCACAACCTTGCCAACCTCACCCCTGCCAACAGCGTCCACCCTCGGCTCCACCACCTTCCAGATCTCTTCACAAACAGCCTCAACCGACGGGCTGGCGTCGACCACGTGCaggtcctcctcctcctgccgGGCCCTCTCCTCGCGctggctgccgccgccggcctcgATCCGACCCATGCTCAAGCCCCAAAACAGCTCCCGGACCCGGCGCTGCATCTCGGCCCTCTCGTAGAGCTCATCGCCCCAACCACCGCGGGCCTTGGCCTGTTCCTCAGTCAGATCCAGGAAGAGGACCAAGTCCGGGCGCGGAAGGCCGACCTCGGGCGCCCGGGCCCACGACAGCGGCAGGGCCGGGTTCTGCTTGGCCGCGCTGTAGACCATGCCCGAGTAGTAGTACCTGTCGCAGAGCACCGTCGTGCCGGCGGAGAGCAGGTCGGTGATTTGTTTTCTGGAATGgggatttttgttttttttttttctcttggttAGTAGAAGAGGATGAGGGAGGCCAGGGTGTTTTCTTTCTACGAGTAACAACATGATTACTTACGCTGCCTCCCATCTGTTTGCGCTAAAGAGCAAGTGAATGACATGGTCGTCCATGTCTACCTGGCTTTTCAGGTATCCGTCAATCATCTGGCCGATGGGCGTGGTCCTGTCTAGAGCACGGTCGAGTTAAGACGAAGGCGCGTCGAATGGAACAAGCCATGAGAAGAAAAATGAGAAGAACAAAAACCTACCAGGAAACCTCATAACCTTGACGTTGCGCCCAAGGTCGAGGAATCGCTTCTCCAGCAGCTGGACCTGCGTCGTCTTGCCGCTACGGTCGAGGCCTTCGAGCACGATCAGCGCCCCACGTACGGCAGTTGTCTCGCCGCTGGTTGAAGTCATGCTGAATAGGTCACCAAGATTAGGGAGGATTGTGTgataagaaagaaaaaaaaacaagacaaaTGTATGTCAAGCCAAAAGTTGGAGGAGGTATAGTAGTTGATGACCGGGAATGTGGATTGACGAGTTGTGAAATGAAAATGTCAGACTGTTTCTTCGAGCTTCAGTTATTTGAAAAAGGGATGATGTTTCACGAAAGTGATAGACACTAGACTCGTCGAGTGACACACTTGAAATACTTTGTAAGAGAACCAACGCGTGCATCCTACAGCATTGTCTCCTGATGTCTGCTCTCCTGATATTGTACCCCGCCACCACAGCATTGAATGCCTAGAACGAATCACGTGACTGTCATTTATCCCGATGCCGACATCGTCAGGACTGGAAGCTTTTACTGAGAGGCTTGGGTCAACAAGAAAGTGACTTGCAAGTATATATTGTCCTAAAcagggaggaaaaaaaacaacacgaAACTGTAGTGCATCAAATATCAAATCAAAGTCCCAGATTCCCACGCCATAAACCAAACCTCATGACCAATATCCAGTACAGTACCCCAGAAATCCCTTTTGACGCCTTGTAGAACTCCTTGAAACCAACGTCATCCCTGTGTCACACATTAACATAGCCAGCTGAAAGAGTCGAGGCTGAAAGAAACCGCTCAAGGCGCCgatgaagaaaaaacaacATGAACGCCATGTCATGAAGCAAGGATTTCAGGGTTTGGTTGCTCAGCCTCAACTGCTGGCTCTGCTGTGGCCTCGGGCTTCTCCTCAACCGCAAGGCTGTCGGGAGATGGGCTAGCTGGGGTTTCGAGTTCAGCATCATCCCTTGAGCTTCCGCTCTCCCAGAGCTCAAAGCTCTCACCGGTGCCCTCTACAGGTTGCAGGAGCGCAGCTTGCGGCGCAGGCTCGTCTCTCCTGCTCATCAGCGCGTCGACTGAGATATCAGCGTCGAGCTCTGGCGCAAACTCAAACTTGGCTTTGTCTTTGGTGTCCATGTCATCGTGCGCCCTTGGCTCCTCGTCGCCATGAACGGTTTCagcatcctcgtcgtcgacgtACTCTCCAGGCACAAGGATGAATGAGTCACGACCGCAGCCATCGGCATAGTAGTCTGAAGCCTTCATCTCGGTAAGAGGTCCACGCATCTTCTCGACGAGCATGTCGTCCTCGTTGCGCCGGGTGCGGACCTGGCTGACGTCATCAGCTGGTGGGATGTTCTCCTTGTCCCGACCCTCTGCGCGTTCCCGGACCGCCTTCTGCTCGCTCTCCTCATCGCTGCTGATATCGAGGACGCAGGTGCTGTGTTGCAACAGGTTGGTCATCTCCTGCTCTGGGGTGTCCTCGTGAATCTCGAAAGTCCACGAGCTATCCAGGGAATCGTAGAGATCAACCACGGGTGCCGCCGGCACATTGTGGCGCGATGCGTAGTTTGATACGGTGCCCTTGAGGGCGGCGTCCAAAGAGAATGGTGCTGCTGCGCCACGACCGCTGCTCTTGCCGAATGCTGGAGGGTCCACGCGCGTAAACGGGCTGGCTGTGCGGCGGCGATTGGAGAGGATGCCTACGCGCTTGCTGCCTCGAGTCGGAGAGCGGCCTGCAGGTGCTGAGAGAGGAGTGGACGATGATACGGACGAGTTAATTTTTGCGATGGGCGACCTGGACTGGATGGTGCTTCTTGGCCTGGCAATCGGCCTGCTGATTTTGTTCAGAGATGGTGTGGCCGTGGTCTTTGGCGAAATAGAACTTCCGCTGCTAGCCTTGGTCAGGATGAAGGTGGAGGGTTTGAAGCAGTCATTTGAAAAGAAGCTGTCGGATCCCTTGGACCTCTTGGCGAACAGGGCAGGGTCGACATTCTCCGAATCGTCTGTATCAATAGAATCGGCCTTTCGTTTGCCACTGCCAGCAGGAGAGAAAGCTATGGGAAGCATTCAGCAAGTCAGCATCGCTTGTTCGCAAAATTATTGTCCAGTGATCAAATGGCATCCTGAAATCTACTCCGCAAGTCACGTagcgaaaagaaaaacaatcgGTTACACATGCAATAGTACAAGAAACGAAACTGACAAAGCGCCGATAGTTTTTGGGGGGTGCGTGCGATTGACTGGGCGATACACGAAACGGACGGAAGCTAGGAGAAATGTGTCGCATACCATTCTGTCTGTTCTTCAGACTTGTCAAACCCTGTAGTCGGGTTCCGTCCAGAGGAGCAAATggctgacgaggaatagtgCTGGCCATTTTGAAGTAGATAGGTGGGCGGACAGGTTTTTGTATGCAGTGTGTGTGGTTCAggacaaacagaacgaattgATTCGCAACCGAGGAGGTGTACGGCCAACTCTAGTGCAGCTGCTTGCTACCTGAATCGCGAAGCTTCCCTTGGGTAGTGTCAGgtatgtttgtttgtttatcGCCTCCAGTTGAATGCAAATGCAGTTGTTAAAGAGTGAGGTCGTCAAAAAAGAGGAGAAGAGGGGCGAGGATTGGTAGTATGCGGGCACACGTCTTCTTATTGCGAGTGGATGACGAGAAGGGAGGTTTTAGGTGGTCTGGGGATTTAAGTGGCAAGCGGTCTCTCAAATTGGCCGGGCGTGGCGGAGGGGGTGGCCGCTTTTGACGAGGCCCAGACGCGATTTTAATCGGGCGCAGCGGTGTACTAATTAACAAGGACACGCCGCGTGTGCGAGGGTGTACGAGAAGCGCAGCGTCCTCGGTTTGATTGATTAAGCTGTACAGAGAAAATTTTATCAAACAATTATTGATCCAAAAAAGTATCGCCAACGACAGCAAGAAAAGTGGTCTTGATCGAATGAAGCGAGCGATAGAGTAGGACAGGTGTGCTTGTCGTCGGACAGGTCGAGGCCAAAAGTTGAAAAAGGGGGGAGGGGAATCAATCAAACAATTAATCGACTGGCACTTACACGCTCAGACCTCTGACGGGTCTTTGGTGCAGCCAAAGCCTATGGGCTGTCTTGCTTTACGTGCCGGGACGTGGTAAAACTCTATGGAGTAACGCGTAGGGCGTAGTTTTGGCGTTTGGGCCAACAGGATCTCGTTCCTGTCTAAAGTGGAGCTTGGGCCAGCTGCTCCAGCCAAGCACAAATCAGGGAAACACGGCGGACAGCTCCAATTTCATTCATGCAAATGCACCAAGGTATCCGCGACTTTTATTTGCTGGAAGCTGGATCCAGCAAGCGCCCGACAAAAGCAAGGCATGAttgctttgcctttttttctctctccttCGCTTTCTCTCATATTCATGTGTTGCACCAATTCTGTCGTGTCTGCACGTAATGCCAGCAAACCAGGGGCACTACAGTATAGACCCGAACACAAACAGGCGGCAGGCGGCTAGCGCAGGACAAGTGGCATACTGCGCAGGCTCGCCTCCCAATAGCGTTTCAACGATGGCTTGACAAAGAATGCAAGGGaccaggcaagccaggcGGGAGTCAAATAATATGGTACTGTACTCGTAGAACTACGGTAGAAGACAATGGTTGGGAACCCACGTCCTCTTTCGGGATCGACCCAATGTTACTAACTTACTTACCGTTGTAGTCTAGTACAGTAACAAGTCAAATCATCCTTTTGTGGTGCACTGCTTCAGACTGCCAGCTGGCCCGCATTGAATGGGGAAATAGGCAAATGGGGAAGCTGCCCTGGCTGCCAATCAACGCGTCGAGAGTTTGAGGCACTTCTGAACTGATCCCTGTTCACGACGAGCCCGGGTGAAGTCTTGACCAAGGGCGTTCTCGGCACACGCGAACATCGCGACGATCGCGTGGCAATTAAAATCCCCGCCAAAGTCCAAAATCCGCCCTTGCTGGAGCCTTGCCGGAGTTTTCCTCCTCTGCCTAATGGAGGGGAGCCCTGCAGCTGTGCAGCTGTGCAGCTGTGCACCCTGGATTGAGCCCATGTCATGGAATCTGTTTCTCTCGTTCATGCCCACCACGAAGAAGTGCTTGGGGCTTCAAAATTTCTCACACAACCTACAAAGGTTGGAATTTCCCAGCCTATATTCCAGACTAGGACATCTTCtccgggaaaaaaaaggaaaccaaGGGTTGAGTTCAAGGTACAGGTACAGTACGCATCATAGCTTGTCAATTTCAGGGCTAAAACTAGGCACCCAAGGCACCACCCATACTACTGCCGTTCAAACGCCCGCTAAAAAGGACTAGGCTGGACCGTTTTCCGTTCTCTTACGCACTCCATCTACTGGCAGTGACATgtagtatttttttttgtgctacaggaggaccaaaaaaaagtctacGGCAGGTCAAGTGACTCACTTGATGCAATCCCCGAGGCAAGGCCTGGGCCAGAAATCAAGCCATCTCTCAAAGGAATGCTGCATGCCGATGCAATCATGGAAAACTCCCAGCCACCAAAGTCAATTTTTCTCTCTCGTTACGGTATGTCATTGTCAGACCTTAATTCCTCGGCGCTGCAGGTGCTTCCCACGCTCCCTTGTGGTGCAGCATGCTGAGGCTGGGTCTGGGTGATGTAGCGTTTCAAAGCGGGCCTGGGGCTGACGGCAGAAAGATGGTCGCGTTGGTTGTAGCCGCCATGTTATAGTGGTCAGTCTGATGGGCTTGCTCCAGATGCATTGATGCGTTGGCAGTCGATTGGCTCTCGGACAAACTGCTATCTTTTGGGGCGAACAGCCTTGCCTATCGCTCCCCTTTTTGTCCattcctgttttttttttctctttcttgacATCCGTAACTGTCTTGGATTTGTCTGCCTGAGGACATTGAGGCAATCACATCCGATACCGTCCACCATTGGTGATTACAGATTTCGGCAAAAGCAAGCCACTCTAGCCTGCCGGAAAAAACGGGGTCTACCATCGGCTCGGAACGGCAAGTACCAGTGCCACCCCGGCGCAGCATCAGGCAGCGGCCCCACCTAGAACAAGTGGTCAGTCATACACCGATATGGCAAGACGGGATATGCTATGCCCATGTTTCCCTATCAAACTCCTAATGAGGCTCAACTCGACGTCCTAACACTGCTCAATCAGGTAGCGTGATTGTGATGCCTTGGTGGTAGTCCACTTGTACCTTCAAGACAATTATCTACATGTACCAAGTTTTAACTTTACTTCCTACTCTCTTTGTTGTACTTTAAGTCTAATAAGACGTTTTCACGCTTGACTATGactacctttttttccccctcttctTCTGTTCATCGCTCATCCTGTTCCTGCCCTTGTTACACACTTTTACCGATAGAACAACACTATCGAAAACATCCTACCAAAAGTCTCCAAGGAACCAATGAGGCAGACTCTCGTCTTCCCCTCATTACTGTGCCTCATCTGTGCGCAGTCGGTGTGGATGTTACGCAGGGTTTACATGATACAGGCTATTAGGTGTGACTCAGAATATGCCTTTAAAAAGCTGGGATGGGGAATAGCCTGCTGGTGCCTAGAGGCAAGTTGCATGCCTCTATGACGTGCTTTGGAGGATACCAGGACAAAGGATGGGTGATATCTTGTCTATAAAGCTTCAAGAAAGTTCCCCTCCATTGACAATCTGTCCTTGGTGATTCTTGAATCATCAATCTTGGCCTTTTTCTTTCGCTCTTGTTATCCCCTTTCCCATACATTCACGTTCATCCAACCGTCAATATGAGGATCGCTGCCCAAAATgtcgacgaggatgatgacTACGAGACAGGGGACAGCGGAGACGAGGAGCAGAATGGCACGCAAAAGAAGGAGCAAAAGGGCCAAGATGAAGCTGATGCCGTCACTGCAGAGGAGAAGCGCAAGCGGGAGGAGCTTGAGAAGGCACCGATGAGGGCCGAACTGATGCATCTCGACAAGAGGTGGACCAAGAAGGGTAAGGCTTACTTTGCAGAGCCAAAGGAGGATGAAAAGATACCCGACCAACAGGTCAACTGGTGGAATCAGTTTGCTCTCACAATCACGCGCGTCTATGATGCTCAAAACAAACATGTCCGCGAGACCAGCCTCAGCGTCAACTCACCTGCCATCAAGGACGTCCTCCGCGACGTGATTGGTGACTTCCCTGGGATCTCCTTCCACACAAAGGACGTTTCTCTCAAGTTTGAGCCCAAGGTTCTCTACCATTACTACCCTGAACTCGGAAAGAGGACCGAGGAGCTCAAGAAGGCAGAGGCAGAGTCGGAGAGGGCAGCGCACATGGGTCT contains:
- a CDS encoding GTP cyclohydrolase 1, whose protein sequence is MGRADDRTSPAASSSSSSGNSGTKRSRKHRDDEPAAGATEHTKKKHKKRKSDHGVNGVIKSSQRRLSLSNAARDPRDEPPPKPKKKPEAPTRSPSPLIDFDGLSRPSVGTRARLEETPEQAAERLERMRGAVRTLLECVGEDPDRQGLLATPDRYAKALLFLTKGYQENIKDIVNNAIFHEGHNEMVIVKDIEIFSMCEHHLVPFTGKMHIGYIPANSVIGLSKLPRIAELFARRLQIQERLTKEVANAIFEVLKPQGVAVVMESSHLCMVTRGVQKTTATTITSCVLGCFEGRERTRNEFLSLIGVNRH
- a CDS encoding thymidylate kinase — translated: MTSTSGETTAVRGALIVLEGLDRSGKTTQVQLLEKRFLDLGRNVKVMRFPDRTTPIGQMIDGYLKSQVDMDDHVIHLLFSANRWEAAKQITDLLSAGTTVLCDRYYYSGMVYSAAKQNPALPLSWARAPEVGLPRPDLVLFLDLTEEQAKARGGWGDELYERAEMQRRVRELFWGLSMGRIEAGGGSQREERARQEEEDLHVVDASPSVEAVCEEIWKVVEPRVDAVGRGEVGKVVRRVS